One Synechococcus sp. PROS-9-1 DNA window includes the following coding sequences:
- a CDS encoding creatininase family protein, with the protein MTAQAHLGLSTTRRLDRLSWPEAEKALQQSRSTVVWPMGAFEQHGPHLPLATDTLFSERILSSVLSELAPNAPIWSLPSQSIGFSPEHSGFPGTLSLSSGLLTQLIIEVGTQLSAQGVKRLVLFNAHGGQIGLLQAAARELRAQAPSMAILPCFLWSGVPGLDALIPGDELRGGLHAAQAETSLMLALEPQLVGEARPVDGDHRQPSSLATPPPGWSLEGAAPTAWLTSDLSSSGVIGDSRASSAECGEALESCLVSHWVNLFGSLLASDWPPSQPVAVVN; encoded by the coding sequence ATGACTGCACAAGCTCACTTGGGTCTTTCAACGACACGGCGCTTGGACAGGCTGAGTTGGCCAGAGGCGGAGAAGGCCTTGCAGCAATCCCGTTCCACCGTGGTTTGGCCGATGGGAGCTTTTGAACAACATGGCCCCCATCTCCCACTTGCCACAGACACCTTGTTTTCTGAGCGGATTCTGTCCTCTGTGCTGTCAGAGCTCGCGCCAAACGCCCCGATTTGGAGTCTTCCCTCACAATCCATCGGGTTCTCTCCAGAGCATTCAGGCTTTCCTGGAACTTTGAGCTTGTCCTCGGGATTGTTGACTCAGCTGATCATCGAGGTGGGCACCCAGTTATCTGCTCAAGGGGTGAAGCGCTTGGTGCTGTTCAACGCCCATGGGGGACAGATTGGATTGCTGCAGGCTGCGGCTAGGGAACTGCGTGCTCAAGCGCCATCGATGGCGATTCTTCCCTGCTTCTTGTGGAGTGGTGTTCCCGGTTTGGATGCGTTGATCCCTGGGGATGAGCTACGGGGCGGATTGCATGCTGCTCAGGCTGAGACAAGTTTGATGCTTGCTCTTGAGCCGCAGTTGGTGGGGGAGGCACGGCCTGTCGATGGTGATCATCGCCAGCCCTCCTCTCTCGCTACTCCTCCGCCTGGCTGGAGTCTTGAAGGAGCGGCTCCTACGGCTTGGTTAACGAGTGACCTAAGTAGCAGTGGAGTGATCGGTGATTCACGTGCCTCCAGCGCCGAATGTGGTGAAGCATTGGAATCTTGCCTTGTGAGCCATTGGGTGAACCTCTTCGGCAGTTTGTTGGCCAGTGATTGGCCCCCTTCTCAGCCTGTTGCGGTTGTCAACTGA
- a CDS encoding S1 RNA-binding domain-containing protein, protein MAGSESQHSLDSKGQIPAAQPPRKPLQVMHISRKDEQDRLHREAEEARAAADAAMARAVELEQAAQRAQNTTARPPTAPATTAKPSAVDDDDARFGTDELSGMSMADLLGPSDSKRKSSTSSSGPAQTSTRSVDDFDFDEGAFLAALDANEPVGTTGEVVTGTVIGMESDGVYVDIGGKAPGFMPKSECGLGVITNLKERFPKGLEIEVLVTREQNADGMVTISCRALALRQSWDKVKQLEKEGRVSQVKVTGFNRGGVTCDLEGLRGFIPRSQLQDGENHEALVGKTLGVAFLEVNSETRKLVLSEKRAATAARFTELEIGQLVEGHVAAIKPYGLFVDLGGISGLLHQSAITGGSMRSMREIFDQGDAVKALITDLDPGRGRIALNTAMLEGQPGELLVDKDKVMAEATDRANRARNVLKQQEQSAG, encoded by the coding sequence ATGGCGGGATCAGAAAGCCAACATTCCCTAGACAGCAAGGGACAAATCCCGGCAGCGCAGCCGCCGCGCAAACCGTTGCAGGTCATGCATATCAGCCGCAAAGACGAACAGGACCGCCTCCATCGTGAGGCGGAAGAAGCACGGGCGGCCGCAGACGCGGCGATGGCACGGGCAGTTGAATTAGAGCAGGCTGCGCAAAGAGCTCAGAACACAACGGCTAGACCTCCAACAGCCCCAGCCACGACGGCTAAGCCATCGGCAGTTGACGACGACGATGCTCGCTTTGGGACCGACGAGCTCAGTGGCATGAGCATGGCCGATCTACTCGGCCCATCCGATTCGAAGAGAAAGTCTTCGACGTCCAGTTCAGGTCCTGCCCAAACCTCAACTCGAAGCGTGGACGACTTTGACTTTGATGAAGGTGCTTTCTTAGCCGCCCTCGACGCCAACGAACCTGTGGGCACCACAGGGGAAGTGGTGACGGGAACAGTGATCGGGATGGAAAGCGATGGTGTTTATGTCGACATCGGCGGCAAAGCTCCTGGGTTTATGCCCAAGAGCGAATGTGGTCTCGGAGTGATCACCAACCTGAAGGAAAGATTCCCCAAGGGGCTCGAAATTGAAGTCTTGGTGACGCGCGAACAAAATGCTGATGGGATGGTCACCATCAGCTGCCGCGCGCTCGCCTTACGTCAGAGCTGGGACAAGGTGAAACAGCTTGAGAAAGAGGGCAGGGTCTCTCAAGTCAAAGTCACCGGTTTCAACCGTGGTGGTGTGACCTGCGATTTAGAAGGATTACGAGGCTTTATCCCCCGTTCGCAATTGCAGGACGGTGAAAACCATGAAGCTTTGGTGGGCAAAACCTTGGGTGTGGCCTTCCTCGAGGTCAATTCTGAAACGCGAAAATTGGTCCTTTCTGAGAAGAGAGCAGCCACTGCCGCTCGGTTCACAGAACTAGAGATTGGACAATTGGTGGAAGGTCATGTGGCGGCCATCAAGCCCTATGGACTGTTCGTGGATCTCGGAGGGATCAGCGGACTTCTGCATCAATCAGCGATTACCGGAGGCAGCATGCGGTCGATGCGTGAAATTTTTGATCAAGGCGACGCTGTAAAAGCGTTAATTACGGATTTAGATCCTGGTCGCGGTCGAATCGCCCTAAATACCGCAATGCTGGAAGGACAGCCTGGTGAATTACTTGTCGATAAAGACAAAGTGATGGCAGAAGCAACCGATCGAGCCAATAGGGCTCGTAACGTCTTGAAGCAACAGGAACAATCAGCTGGATGA
- a CDS encoding Tab2 family RNA-binding protein, with translation MISAEQIQNDASERSSGILLSDWELDFYSRPILEPDGKKRWELLIISSPCEGTTASFRFEKRCPAGSVNSTWLTDALSEAIAAAQQQGWSVPRKLRSWRSSMRTMIQRAASELGLEMVPSRRTYALLDWIAEREEDLYPNEEGYMAGPLAPPPVPVSTPPRPLPESVRGDSWNWAELPASALREAAGWPIGFRGLLPVPTTIHDDQVIPGLRLFSKTRGLALAGLLGGIEPVRLRVSGTQLLLEAGQDDCWLVSDLSAEEATHVSALLTQASEHADGLQFIAVQTSPDAERFEGFWMLRNQAEP, from the coding sequence ATGATCTCCGCCGAACAGATTCAGAACGATGCGAGTGAACGTTCAAGCGGGATCCTTTTAAGCGACTGGGAACTCGATTTCTATTCCAGACCCATCCTTGAACCTGATGGCAAAAAACGTTGGGAGCTGCTGATCATCAGCTCCCCCTGCGAAGGAACGACTGCAAGTTTTCGCTTCGAAAAACGTTGCCCAGCTGGCAGCGTGAATTCCACCTGGTTAACCGACGCTCTCTCGGAAGCCATTGCGGCTGCCCAACAGCAAGGCTGGTCAGTGCCTCGCAAGCTGCGTTCGTGGAGAAGCTCAATGCGCACCATGATTCAGAGGGCTGCGTCTGAACTGGGTCTCGAGATGGTTCCAAGCCGTCGCACCTACGCCTTGCTCGATTGGATCGCTGAGCGCGAAGAAGATCTCTACCCCAATGAAGAGGGGTATATGGCAGGACCTCTTGCTCCCCCGCCAGTACCGGTCAGCACGCCTCCTCGTCCCCTACCAGAGTCGGTTCGGGGTGATAGCTGGAATTGGGCCGAACTTCCCGCTTCAGCCTTGCGAGAAGCCGCCGGATGGCCCATCGGATTCCGAGGCCTGCTCCCCGTTCCCACCACGATTCACGATGACCAAGTCATCCCAGGATTACGCCTGTTCAGCAAAACCAGGGGATTAGCCCTGGCTGGTCTCCTTGGTGGGATTGAACCTGTTCGCCTCAGGGTGAGCGGCACCCAACTTCTCCTGGAGGCTGGTCAGGATGACTGCTGGCTCGTGAGCGATCTCAGCGCCGAGGAAGCCACGCACGTTTCAGCACTGTTGACACAGGCTTCTGAGCACGCTGACGGGTTGCAGTTCATCGCTGTTCAAACCTCACCAGATGCTGAGCGTTTTGAAGGGTTTTGGATGCTGCGGAATCAAGCAGAACCATGA
- the pgeF gene encoding peptidoglycan editing factor PgeF translates to MTATADPFRQPDNLFNTLEHWTWVGCYGGYYLTSDAMQSAGFEHGFFTRLWDNRGPDVLAAYLSAGVSVHRPQQVHGNQVLNAEEAIGSPWPDADGLVSDRGGQSLWVCGADCTPVLLADPTSGHVAACHAGWRGVASGILPAAVRRLATRGAKPEQLIVALGPAVSGRSYQVETDVAEQVGQALHSDRSLGLTELEALGILLPDPAPNKYRLDIRLAAREQLQGCGIPEQQINLCPLCTISEPSLFHSSRRDQVKAVQWSGIVGQAADSSQ, encoded by the coding sequence ATGACTGCTACTGCCGATCCGTTCCGCCAGCCCGACAATCTGTTCAACACTCTTGAACATTGGACATGGGTGGGCTGCTACGGCGGTTATTACCTCACCTCGGACGCGATGCAGTCCGCAGGCTTCGAGCATGGATTTTTCACCCGTCTTTGGGACAACCGCGGGCCGGATGTCTTAGCGGCCTATCTATCTGCGGGAGTGAGTGTCCATCGCCCCCAACAAGTTCACGGAAACCAAGTTCTGAATGCTGAAGAAGCGATCGGTTCTCCCTGGCCTGATGCCGACGGTTTAGTCAGCGACCGTGGTGGCCAAAGTCTGTGGGTTTGCGGTGCCGATTGCACCCCCGTTCTTCTTGCAGACCCCACCAGCGGCCACGTTGCTGCTTGTCATGCAGGCTGGCGAGGGGTCGCCAGTGGCATTCTTCCTGCTGCAGTAAGGCGTTTAGCCACACGAGGAGCAAAGCCAGAACAGCTGATTGTCGCCCTAGGCCCAGCGGTCAGTGGGAGGTCCTATCAGGTCGAGACCGATGTAGCAGAGCAGGTAGGACAAGCTCTCCATTCCGATCGATCTCTAGGGCTCACCGAATTGGAAGCCCTTGGCATCCTTCTGCCCGATCCAGCCCCCAACAAGTATCGCCTCGATATTCGTCTGGCCGCCCGAGAGCAGCTGCAAGGCTGCGGAATACCAGAGCAACAGATCAATCTCTGCCCTCTCTGCACCATTTCAGAGCCGAGCCTGTTCCACTCCTCGCGTCGCGATCAGGTGAAGGCGGTGCAGTGGAGCGGAATCGTTGGTCAAGCTGCGGACTCCTCACAGTGA
- a CDS encoding NAD(P)/FAD-dependent oxidoreductase, with protein sequence MLRLSELRLPLDHGPDDLEQAVLRCLKIPPARLLHSQLVKRSVDARRRDRIQLIYSVDVAVDGEAELLRRRHGDRRIRLTPNTHYRYVAQAPEGIGGDSEQRPVVVGAGPCGYFAALLLAQMGFRPLLLERGQPVKQRTADTFGFWRRTAEFNPESNAQFGEGGAGTFSDGKLYSQVSDPDHYGCKVLEELVACGANREILTQHRPHIGTFKLATVVRGLRAKIEALGGEVRFSSRVDQLLLEPCAGSHPSGKSQQVVGLCLSDGTSLPCRQVVFAPGHSARDSFQMLQEAGVALEAKPFAVGFRIEHPQALVDEARWGQNAGHPLLGAAEYKLVHHAENGRCVYSFCMCPGGLVVGATSEKGRVVTNGMSQHSRNERNANAALVVPVDEQDLAAYAAWPGDPLAGLAFQRALEHKAFVLGGADYSAPVQRLQDFLAGRSTTELGAIGASYQPGVSPSDLRSLLPTPMVAALQEALPYFARRIKGYDHPDALLTAVETRTSSPLRIPRDEQFESINTLGLTPAGEGAGYAGGILSAAIDGIRVAEAVGLRLGASL encoded by the coding sequence GTGTTGCGTCTTAGTGAACTCCGTCTTCCTTTGGATCACGGCCCTGATGATCTGGAGCAAGCGGTTCTGCGTTGCCTGAAGATTCCACCGGCTCGGCTGCTGCATTCTCAGTTGGTGAAGCGGAGTGTTGATGCCCGTCGCCGCGATCGCATTCAGCTGATTTATTCCGTGGATGTAGCAGTGGATGGAGAAGCAGAGCTGTTGCGGCGCAGGCACGGCGATCGAAGAATTCGTCTAACCCCAAACACCCACTATCGATATGTCGCTCAGGCTCCTGAGGGGATCGGCGGGGACTCCGAGCAGCGGCCTGTGGTGGTCGGAGCTGGTCCCTGTGGTTATTTTGCCGCTCTCCTTCTGGCTCAGATGGGGTTTCGTCCGTTGTTGCTGGAACGGGGACAGCCCGTGAAACAAAGAACGGCCGATACGTTTGGATTTTGGCGCCGAACGGCTGAGTTCAATCCGGAATCCAATGCCCAGTTTGGCGAGGGCGGTGCCGGAACATTCTCGGATGGGAAGCTCTACAGCCAGGTCAGTGATCCTGATCATTACGGCTGCAAAGTCCTGGAAGAACTGGTGGCCTGTGGTGCGAATCGTGAGATTCTCACGCAGCACCGACCCCATATCGGCACCTTCAAACTGGCCACGGTGGTGAGGGGGCTGCGGGCCAAAATCGAGGCGCTCGGTGGGGAGGTTCGTTTCAGCAGTCGAGTGGATCAGCTCTTGCTGGAACCCTGCGCTGGATCTCATCCTTCAGGTAAGTCCCAGCAAGTGGTTGGCCTGTGCTTGTCGGATGGGACTTCATTGCCCTGCCGTCAAGTGGTGTTCGCTCCAGGGCATTCAGCACGAGACAGCTTCCAGATGCTTCAGGAGGCTGGAGTCGCTCTTGAAGCTAAGCCGTTTGCGGTCGGATTTCGTATTGAACATCCTCAGGCCTTGGTCGATGAAGCTCGCTGGGGGCAGAACGCAGGACATCCACTCCTCGGGGCGGCGGAATACAAGCTCGTTCACCATGCTGAAAATGGCCGTTGTGTTTACAGCTTTTGTATGTGCCCTGGCGGATTGGTGGTTGGAGCAACCTCTGAGAAGGGCCGGGTTGTCACCAATGGCATGAGCCAGCATTCACGCAATGAGCGCAATGCCAACGCAGCATTGGTTGTTCCTGTGGATGAGCAGGACCTGGCGGCCTATGCCGCCTGGCCAGGGGATCCTTTGGCTGGACTTGCGTTCCAGCGTGCGCTGGAACATAAAGCGTTTGTTCTCGGGGGGGCTGATTACAGCGCTCCAGTGCAGCGGCTCCAGGACTTTTTGGCTGGACGGTCCACAACGGAACTTGGTGCAATCGGCGCTTCTTATCAACCTGGTGTGTCACCAAGTGATTTACGTAGCCTTCTCCCGACGCCAATGGTGGCGGCATTGCAAGAGGCTTTGCCTTATTTTGCTCGTCGCATTAAGGGGTATGACCATCCCGATGCGTTGTTAACAGCAGTAGAAACGCGCACATCGTCACCCCTTCGCATTCCTCGAGACGAACAGTTCGAGTCGATCAATACGTTGGGTCTCACGCCTGCTGGCGAAGGGGCTGGCTACGCGGGGGGGATCCTGTCCGCAGCGATTGATGGGATACGAGTAGCAGAGGCCGTGGGCTTGCGGCTGGGTGCCTCACTGTGA
- a CDS encoding GIVxVP protein, producing the protein MEKNRFAAGIVMVPCLLLSAAFFSTAVWGDVPGENQSLALGLGGLLLAAGLLALLIPSTNPETKEDETDPSS; encoded by the coding sequence ATGGAAAAAAATCGCTTCGCAGCCGGCATCGTGATGGTGCCCTGTTTGCTTCTATCAGCTGCTTTTTTTAGTACAGCGGTCTGGGGTGATGTGCCAGGAGAGAATCAATCTCTCGCCCTAGGACTTGGCGGGTTGCTGTTGGCTGCAGGTTTGCTTGCCCTGTTGATCCCATCAACAAATCCTGAGACAAAAGAGGACGAAACGGATCCATCTTCCTAA
- a CDS encoding thermonuclease — MNLSGLFQNHSQRSSFLPRLRSGALIRFCSSLLILLVVMLASPLPSMAAEVLQVRSSTLLQIGDRNRNYSVRLACVAVDPANEQAAVDLLKKAVPRRKRVNLRPEGNEDGVLIARVTPLDTDQDLGLSLVTTGLATQSCSEG, encoded by the coding sequence ATGAACTTGTCCGGACTGTTTCAGAATCACAGCCAGCGATCATCATTTTTGCCCCGTTTGCGCAGCGGAGCTCTCATCCGTTTTTGTTCCAGTCTGCTGATTCTGTTGGTCGTGATGTTGGCTTCACCATTGCCATCCATGGCAGCAGAAGTGTTGCAAGTGCGTTCGTCCACTCTTCTTCAGATTGGAGATCGCAACCGCAATTACAGCGTTCGTTTGGCTTGTGTCGCAGTCGATCCTGCCAATGAACAAGCTGCTGTTGATCTTTTAAAAAAAGCAGTGCCTCGACGCAAACGGGTGAACCTTCGTCCAGAGGGAAATGAAGATGGTGTTCTGATTGCCCGCGTTACCCCTCTAGATACCGATCAGGATCTTGGACTTTCATTGGTGACCACTGGTTTAGCCACGCAAAGTTGTAGCGAAGGCTGA
- the ilvB gene encoding biosynthetic-type acetolactate synthase large subunit: MTLTSVPTAADALDWNGQRRITGAHALMNALRLHGVDTIFGYPGGAILPIYDALHIAESEGWLKHILVRHEQGGTHAADAYARATGRVGVCFGTSGPGATNLVTGIATAQMDSVPMVVITGQVPRPAIGTDAFQETDIFGITLPIVKHSWVVRDPADLASVVAQAFLIASSGRPGPVLIDIPKDVGQEEFDYIPVQPGSIQPPGFRQPAKPAVHAVTDALALIRESSRPLFYVGGGAVSAGAHDSLQVLAERFQIPVTTTLMGKGAFDENHPLALGMLGMHGTAYANFAVTDCDLLIAVGARFDDRVTGKLDTFAPKAKVIHFEIDPAEVGKNRRPDVVVLGDLGLSLAQLVDQSLQHSAELTTSSWLEQIKTWKTLYPLTIPAKEGAIFPQEVLLAVRDLASDAIITTDVGQHQMWAAQYLRNGPRCWISSAGLGTMGFGMPAALGAQVAFPDQKVVCIAGDASILMNIQELGTLAQYSLPVKVVIVNNHWQGMVRQWQESFYDERYSASDMLKGMPDFSALARAFGVDGVKITERDDLHSKLSEAFESPRPTLIDVHVRRGENCYPMVPPGASNAQMVGLPSHPELAQDSR; encoded by the coding sequence GTGACCCTGACATCCGTTCCCACGGCCGCGGATGCGTTGGATTGGAACGGTCAACGCCGTATCACCGGCGCCCACGCCTTGATGAATGCCCTCAGGCTCCATGGCGTTGACACCATTTTTGGCTATCCGGGCGGTGCGATCCTGCCGATCTACGACGCTCTGCACATCGCCGAAAGCGAAGGCTGGCTAAAGCACATTTTGGTGCGTCATGAGCAGGGTGGCACTCATGCTGCGGATGCCTATGCTCGTGCCACTGGTCGGGTTGGCGTCTGTTTTGGAACGTCTGGCCCTGGTGCCACCAACCTGGTCACGGGCATTGCCACGGCCCAAATGGATTCTGTCCCAATGGTGGTCATCACAGGGCAAGTCCCTAGACCTGCGATCGGGACTGATGCTTTTCAGGAAACAGATATTTTTGGCATTACGTTGCCAATCGTGAAACACTCCTGGGTGGTTCGTGACCCAGCCGATCTCGCTTCCGTGGTGGCTCAAGCGTTCCTGATCGCCTCATCAGGACGCCCTGGGCCAGTGTTGATAGATATCCCTAAAGATGTAGGTCAAGAAGAATTCGATTACATCCCAGTTCAACCAGGATCGATCCAACCGCCTGGGTTCAGGCAGCCTGCTAAGCCTGCGGTTCACGCGGTTACTGATGCTCTTGCCTTGATTCGTGAGTCGAGCCGTCCTCTCTTTTACGTCGGAGGTGGTGCAGTAAGCGCAGGTGCCCATGACAGCCTCCAAGTCTTGGCTGAGCGCTTCCAGATCCCTGTGACCACCACGTTGATGGGGAAGGGAGCTTTTGATGAGAATCATCCACTCGCCTTAGGCATGCTTGGGATGCATGGAACGGCGTATGCCAACTTCGCAGTCACAGACTGCGATCTGTTGATCGCTGTTGGTGCTCGTTTTGATGACCGTGTGACGGGCAAGCTCGACACGTTTGCTCCCAAGGCCAAGGTCATTCATTTTGAGATTGACCCTGCGGAGGTTGGTAAAAACCGACGCCCAGATGTGGTCGTGCTGGGTGATTTGGGTTTAAGTCTTGCTCAACTTGTTGATCAGAGTCTCCAGCATTCCGCCGAGTTGACGACCTCGTCTTGGCTGGAACAAATCAAGACTTGGAAGACGCTTTACCCGCTCACCATCCCTGCCAAGGAAGGAGCGATCTTTCCGCAAGAAGTGCTGTTGGCTGTCCGTGATCTGGCCAGTGACGCCATCATCACGACCGATGTAGGCCAACATCAGATGTGGGCTGCGCAGTACTTGCGAAACGGGCCGCGTTGTTGGATCAGCAGCGCGGGATTGGGAACCATGGGATTTGGAATGCCAGCGGCTCTCGGGGCTCAGGTGGCGTTCCCGGATCAGAAAGTGGTTTGCATTGCTGGTGATGCAAGCATCCTGATGAACATTCAGGAACTCGGAACCCTTGCTCAGTATTCACTTCCTGTGAAAGTTGTGATTGTGAATAACCACTGGCAGGGAATGGTTCGGCAGTGGCAGGAAAGCTTTTATGACGAGCGATATTCAGCATCCGACATGCTCAAAGGCATGCCTGATTTCAGTGCATTAGCCAGGGCTTTTGGTGTTGATGGAGTCAAGATCACCGAACGAGATGATCTGCACAGCAAGCTCAGTGAAGCGTTTGAGTCACCTCGTCCGACCCTGATTGATGTTCACGTTAGACGCGGTGAGAATTGTTATCCAATGGTTCCACCAGGAGCCAGTAATGCGCAGATGGTTGGTCTTCCCTCCCATCCTGAGTTGGCCCAGGATTCAAGATGA
- the hemH gene encoding ferrochelatase — protein MARVGILLLNLGGPERIQDVGPFLYNLFADPEIIRLPNPILQKPLAWLISTLRSSKSQEAYRSIGGGSPLRRITEQQARELQSLLRQRGVDATSYVAMRYWHPFTESAVADIKADGIDEVVVLPLYPHFSISTSGSSFRELQRLRQMDERFEALPLRCIRSWYDHPGYVRSMAELIAEQVRASDDVEKAHIFFSAHGVPKSYVEEAGDPYQQEIQACAALIMAELETIVGHSNPHTLAYQSRVGPVEWLKPYTEEALEELGRAKTQDLVVVPISFVSEHIETLEEIDIEYRELATESGVVNFRRVRALDTYPPFIAGLADLVVASLEGPEVNLDQAAELPTTVKLYPQEKWEWGWNNSSEVWNGRLAMIGFSAFLLELISGHGPLHAVGLL, from the coding sequence ATGGCTCGGGTTGGCATTCTTCTGCTCAATCTGGGTGGTCCAGAACGGATTCAGGATGTTGGCCCCTTTCTGTACAACCTGTTTGCAGATCCAGAAATTATTCGGCTGCCCAATCCGATCCTGCAAAAACCCCTGGCTTGGTTGATCAGCACGTTGCGTAGTAGTAAGTCGCAGGAGGCGTATCGCTCAATTGGAGGAGGCTCGCCTCTTCGCCGAATCACTGAGCAGCAAGCAAGAGAGCTCCAGAGTCTTCTGCGCCAGCGTGGGGTGGACGCCACCAGCTATGTGGCGATGCGCTATTGGCACCCGTTTACTGAGTCGGCCGTGGCTGACATCAAGGCTGACGGCATTGATGAAGTTGTCGTTCTTCCCCTCTATCCCCATTTTTCGATTAGTACCAGCGGCTCGAGCTTCCGCGAGCTCCAACGCCTTCGGCAAATGGACGAACGCTTTGAGGCGTTGCCTTTGCGCTGTATTCGCAGTTGGTACGACCATCCAGGCTATGTGCGCTCGATGGCAGAACTCATCGCCGAACAAGTTCGCGCCAGTGACGACGTCGAAAAAGCCCATATCTTTTTCAGTGCCCATGGCGTGCCGAAGAGCTATGTGGAAGAGGCCGGCGATCCCTATCAGCAGGAGATTCAAGCTTGCGCGGCTCTGATTATGGCTGAATTGGAGACCATTGTTGGCCACTCCAATCCCCATACCCTGGCCTATCAGAGCCGAGTTGGGCCGGTGGAATGGCTGAAGCCCTATACCGAGGAGGCCCTCGAAGAACTCGGCCGGGCGAAGACGCAAGATCTAGTGGTGGTCCCCATCAGCTTTGTGAGTGAGCACATTGAAACGCTCGAGGAAATTGACATCGAATACCGCGAACTCGCCACTGAATCAGGTGTCGTGAATTTCCGACGCGTTAGGGCTCTGGACACCTACCCGCCCTTTATTGCTGGATTGGCTGATTTAGTCGTGGCCAGCCTTGAGGGCCCTGAAGTGAATCTCGACCAGGCGGCCGAACTTCCCACCACCGTGAAGCTCTATCCCCAGGAGAAGTGGGAGTGGGGTTGGAATAACAGCTCTGAAGTGTGGAATGGACGCTTGGCCATGATTGGTTTTTCCGCCTTCCTTCTCGAGCTGATCAGCGGCCATGGCCCACTGCATGCTGTTGGTTTGCTTTAA
- a CDS encoding site-specific integrase yields the protein MNFNTAIVAANTALAEQGCGLRVERRGQKLNLRGRLPCRQQPNQWKTQRLSLGLLADLNGLKEAQRIVQLVELQLQRQLFAWDQWLPKQKIQQYNTPQGESTSVTHPLDRDLETFKTAFFADPRRRRSPAGSRTTWSGAYQPYLRRLKALALEQHSLLTPDLLLLTLNSYPDGSRSRQQCSTALGALARHQNLPLPDAWRAEAGGYGLHRARFRQLPSDPQILEAMLRIPNPGWRLVYGLMATYGLRNHEVFFTDVSALADGGDRVIRVLPTTKTGEHQVWPFHPEWVDRFNLTHLASNAAALPPVCTDLRHTTLQQVGRRVAEQFRRYDVPLTPYDLRHAWAVRTIHIGLPDTVAARMMGHSVAIHTRTYHHWITRRDQQQAVDAALARREA from the coding sequence ATGAACTTCAACACCGCGATCGTGGCCGCCAATACGGCCTTGGCCGAGCAGGGCTGTGGTCTTCGTGTGGAGCGACGAGGGCAAAAACTCAATCTGCGTGGACGGCTGCCATGCCGTCAGCAACCCAACCAATGGAAAACCCAGCGCCTGAGTCTTGGACTCCTGGCCGACCTGAATGGGTTGAAAGAGGCTCAGCGCATCGTGCAGCTTGTGGAGCTGCAATTACAGCGACAACTTTTTGCATGGGACCAGTGGTTACCGAAGCAAAAAATTCAGCAATACAACACTCCACAAGGCGAATCAACCTCAGTGACCCACCCCCTGGATCGCGATCTGGAGACGTTCAAGACAGCATTCTTTGCCGACCCCCGTCGTCGTCGCTCCCCAGCTGGTAGCCGCACCACTTGGAGCGGGGCGTACCAGCCCTACCTGCGCCGCCTTAAGGCCTTGGCTCTTGAACAACACTCGTTGCTCACTCCTGACTTATTACTGCTGACGCTGAACAGCTATCCCGATGGAAGCCGAAGCCGCCAACAGTGTTCCACTGCCCTAGGGGCACTCGCCCGTCATCAAAACCTGCCCCTTCCGGATGCATGGCGTGCAGAGGCGGGGGGATACGGCCTGCACCGCGCTCGTTTTAGGCAGTTACCCAGCGATCCGCAAATTTTGGAGGCCATGCTGCGCATTCCTAATCCGGGTTGGCGACTTGTTTACGGACTGATGGCCACCTATGGGCTGCGCAACCATGAAGTGTTTTTCACGGATGTTTCGGCGTTAGCGGATGGAGGAGACAGGGTCATCCGCGTTCTTCCCACCACCAAAACCGGTGAGCATCAGGTTTGGCCCTTCCATCCGGAATGGGTGGATCGCTTCAACTTGACGCATCTCGCCTCGAACGCCGCGGCCCTCCCTCCGGTTTGCACCGATCTCCGCCACACCACACTCCAACAAGTCGGACGGCGGGTTGCAGAGCAGTTCAGGAGGTACGACGTTCCCCTCACGCCCTACGACCTTCGCCATGCCTGGGCCGTTCGCACCATCCACATCGGACTTCCCGATACCGTGGCCGCCAGGATGATGGGACATTCCGTGGCGATTCATACCCGCACCTATCACCACTGGATCACCAGGCGAGATCAGCAACAGGCCGTCGATGCAGCATTAGCCAGGAGAGAAGCCTGA